A genomic stretch from Natronomonas gomsonensis includes:
- a CDS encoding PAS domain S-box protein, whose protein sequence is MGGETIHVLYVASGPPSTGDVSKRLDATADNLRVTTVDSGAVDALSTELADCVVCDCTISDPSASELLKAVRKEGPEVPLVLFADGVGERTADESVPSFVDAYVPKQGEENDHERLLGRIEDLVTRYRSETNYREVFEKAAVAMSVRDPETGRFLDANERYCELTGYSRGELIGRTSEEVGGEQEGYTADRAHELLRKTVEEGSQTVEWVNKRRDGTSVRVEATLKPAEIDGRTRVLVSIRDITDQREREAELERKNDLLERTQRIARIGGWEYDTESEELRWTDEIRRILDLPFDFDPGPESTLDRYHPEDRPRVQQAVEDAITDGDSFDIEARVRVDSETFRWLRLRADPKRSADGVFRIRGTAQDITDRKRREERLHELHHRTRELIRAETKSEIARVAVETAEETLELPLSGVHLDDGDGTLRGAAVTDAVREHVGEAPDYDRSCADHGDALVWEVFESGESRLIEDTDTDGALDLDSPIRSGLVYPLGDHGVFITSSPDPEQFGEEEQAFAEMLATTATAALDRAEREQRYDAIFNQTFQFTGLMEPDGTLIEANDAALEFVGATREEATGKPLWETPWFQYDDSTREMARESVERAQKGEFFRDELPIVGGDGEEIITDFSLRPVTDETGQVTLLVPEGRDITELKEREAELERKNEQLEEFASVVSHDLRNPLAVAGGHLELALEDCDNDDLEYVKQAHDRMESLIDDLLALARQGTEVDERMDVDLGSAARRSWRNVETEDVTLRVASNGSFEADPSRLGQLFENLFRNAVEYAGDAPTVTVGVLDDEGFYVEDDGPGIPPERRDRVFEAGHTTSETGTGFGLRIVERIATAHGWDITATEGTDGGARLEVTGVEMCEDGKTV, encoded by the coding sequence ATGGGTGGGGAAACGATTCACGTTCTGTACGTCGCCAGCGGCCCGCCGTCGACTGGCGACGTCTCGAAACGACTTGATGCCACGGCGGATAACCTCCGGGTGACGACCGTCGATTCGGGGGCCGTCGACGCGCTATCGACGGAACTCGCCGACTGCGTGGTGTGTGACTGTACGATTTCGGACCCGAGCGCGTCCGAACTCCTGAAAGCCGTCCGCAAGGAGGGTCCCGAGGTTCCACTCGTGCTGTTTGCCGATGGCGTGGGCGAACGGACGGCCGACGAATCGGTTCCGTCGTTCGTCGACGCCTACGTACCCAAACAGGGCGAGGAAAACGACCACGAACGCCTATTGGGGCGCATCGAGGACCTCGTCACCCGGTACCGCTCGGAGACGAACTACCGGGAGGTGTTCGAGAAGGCGGCCGTCGCGATGTCGGTTCGTGACCCCGAAACCGGGCGATTCCTCGACGCCAACGAGCGGTACTGCGAACTCACGGGTTACTCGCGGGGGGAACTCATCGGCCGAACGAGCGAGGAAGTCGGCGGGGAACAGGAGGGATACACCGCCGACCGCGCCCACGAACTGCTCCGGAAGACCGTCGAGGAGGGGTCACAGACCGTCGAGTGGGTCAACAAACGGCGCGACGGCACGTCCGTTCGCGTCGAGGCGACGCTGAAACCGGCCGAAATCGACGGGCGAACGAGAGTGCTCGTCAGCATCCGCGACATCACCGACCAGCGCGAGCGCGAGGCCGAACTCGAGCGGAAAAACGACCTGCTGGAGCGGACGCAACGAATCGCCCGCATCGGCGGTTGGGAGTACGACACCGAGTCCGAAGAGCTCCGCTGGACCGACGAGATTCGGCGCATTCTCGACCTTCCCTTCGATTTCGACCCGGGGCCCGAATCGACGCTTGATCGCTATCATCCGGAGGACCGACCTCGCGTCCAGCAGGCCGTCGAGGACGCAATCACCGACGGGGATTCCTTCGACATCGAGGCCCGCGTCCGAGTGGACTCCGAGACGTTCCGGTGGCTTCGACTCAGGGCCGACCCCAAGCGCAGTGCGGATGGGGTCTTCCGAATCAGGGGGACAGCCCAGGACATCACCGACCGGAAACGCCGCGAAGAGCGACTGCACGAACTCCACCACCGGACCCGCGAACTGATACGTGCGGAGACGAAGTCCGAAATCGCACGCGTCGCCGTCGAAACGGCCGAGGAGACGCTCGAATTGCCGCTCAGCGGTGTCCACCTTGACGACGGTGATGGAACGCTCCGGGGCGCCGCCGTGACGGATGCGGTGCGCGAACACGTCGGCGAGGCCCCCGACTACGACCGTTCGTGTGCTGACCACGGCGACGCACTTGTGTGGGAGGTCTTCGAGTCCGGGGAGTCCCGACTCATCGAGGACACCGATACCGACGGCGCCCTCGACCTCGACTCCCCGATTCGGAGCGGGTTGGTGTACCCCCTCGGCGACCACGGGGTGTTCATCACCTCCTCGCCGGACCCCGAGCAGTTCGGCGAGGAGGAGCAGGCGTTCGCGGAAATGCTGGCAACGACGGCGACGGCGGCGCTGGACCGCGCCGAACGCGAACAGCGATACGACGCCATCTTCAACCAGACCTTCCAGTTCACGGGGCTGATGGAACCCGACGGGACGCTCATCGAGGCAAACGACGCGGCACTCGAGTTCGTCGGCGCGACTCGCGAGGAAGCCACCGGAAAACCGCTGTGGGAGACGCCGTGGTTTCAGTACGACGACAGCACCCGCGAGATGGCCCGAGAGTCAGTCGAACGGGCGCAAAAAGGCGAGTTCTTCCGCGACGAACTACCGATTGTCGGCGGTGACGGCGAGGAAATCATCACCGACTTCTCCCTTCGACCGGTCACCGACGAAACCGGTCAGGTCACCCTGCTCGTCCCTGAGGGTCGGGACATAACCGAACTCAAAGAGCGGGAAGCCGAACTCGAACGGAAAAACGAGCAGTTAGAGGAGTTCGCAAGCGTCGTCTCCCACGACCTCCGAAACCCGCTTGCGGTCGCGGGCGGTCACCTCGAGTTGGCACTCGAAGACTGCGACAACGATGACCTCGAGTACGTCAAGCAGGCACACGACCGGATGGAGTCGCTTATCGACGACCTGCTTGCACTGGCCCGACAGGGAACCGAGGTCGACGAGCGCATGGACGTCGACCTCGGTTCGGCCGCTCGTCGCTCGTGGCGAAACGTCGAAACGGAGGACGTGACTCTCCGGGTGGCGTCGAACGGCTCTTTCGAGGCCGACCCCAGTCGACTTGGACAACTGTTCGAGAACCTGTTTCGAAATGCAGTGGAATACGCTGGCGACGCCCCGACGGTAACCGTCGGCGTACTCGACGACGAGGGGTTCTACGTCGAAGACGACGGCCCGGGAATTCCACCGGAGCGACGCGACCGGGTGTTCGAGGCCGGCCACACGACGAGCGAA